The following are from one region of the Terriglobales bacterium genome:
- a CDS encoding peptidyl-prolyl cis-trans isomerase, which yields MIKFLQTPTKAKKFVLGGLLVIVAVMMVITLIPGIFDSLTNTAGRGIYARVGGHDVTSADVDRTAQQLARQQRLPAEFVSFIRPQAANQLVTKYALIAEARRLHLQATDEEVRNFLHQGQFGDALFPKGEFVGQTKYEDFVQQNFSMSVSQFEDLVKEQLLISKLIAMVQGNITVPESEVKQDYLKQNLKAKFSYAVLTPEEMRKQVKVTDTELRAFYDKHKQEYVNSIPEKRKARYIAISTSNIPGVNVSDDDVKAYYNQHADQYKLPEKVHVRHILVKTPPAADGKVDQQALDAAKTKAEGLLKQIHDGGNFEELARKNSDDPGSAAKGGELPAFQHGAMVPEFEQAAFALQNKGQLSGLVKSQYGYHIIQLIDKQSAHTKSLDEVRVDIVPIVKQQKESKAADELARTLEVQAKSQGLDKAGAAHNLPVQTSDFFSNTDSLPGIGQAPDFMQAAFSAKPKSAPQLARTPNGYAIFEILDSQPAKTPSFEEAKQRVEDEFRNEQAQSMLDRKTQELSERAKVLHDLKKAANEQGAQLKTSDFVTQQSQVPDIGPLSGPASVAFTLGKNQISGPISTGRNGIVLQVLDIQEPSAEEFAKNKDVARERTLEQKRGQSFQLYASNLIQSMEKDGRIKYNKEEQQQPGRSPAGS from the coding sequence ATGATTAAGTTCCTTCAAACCCCAACGAAGGCGAAGAAGTTCGTCTTGGGAGGCTTGTTAGTCATCGTAGCCGTGATGATGGTGATCACGCTCATTCCTGGAATCTTTGACAGCCTTACTAACACCGCGGGTAGGGGCATTTATGCGCGCGTCGGAGGGCACGATGTGACTAGTGCCGATGTCGATCGTACTGCACAACAGCTCGCCCGACAGCAACGCCTGCCTGCAGAGTTCGTTTCGTTTATCCGTCCCCAAGCTGCGAACCAACTCGTCACTAAGTACGCATTAATCGCGGAGGCGCGCAGGCTGCATTTGCAGGCAACTGACGAAGAAGTGCGCAACTTCCTTCATCAGGGACAGTTTGGCGACGCGCTCTTCCCCAAGGGCGAGTTCGTCGGCCAGACAAAATACGAGGACTTCGTCCAGCAGAACTTCAGTATGAGCGTTTCGCAATTCGAAGACCTGGTTAAAGAGCAACTGCTGATATCCAAGCTCATCGCGATGGTCCAGGGCAATATCACAGTGCCTGAATCCGAAGTTAAGCAGGACTATCTCAAGCAAAACCTTAAAGCAAAGTTTTCGTACGCGGTGCTCACCCCTGAAGAAATGAGAAAGCAGGTGAAGGTCACCGACACGGAACTCAGGGCGTTCTATGACAAGCACAAGCAGGAGTACGTTAACTCAATTCCGGAAAAGCGTAAGGCGCGCTACATAGCCATCAGTACTTCGAACATTCCCGGAGTGAACGTTAGTGACGACGATGTTAAGGCCTATTACAACCAGCACGCCGATCAGTACAAACTGCCCGAGAAGGTACACGTACGCCACATCCTGGTAAAAACTCCGCCAGCCGCTGACGGCAAGGTCGACCAGCAGGCGCTGGATGCAGCAAAGACCAAAGCTGAAGGACTGTTAAAACAAATTCATGATGGCGGCAATTTCGAGGAACTCGCCAGGAAGAATTCTGATGATCCGGGCAGCGCCGCGAAAGGTGGAGAGCTGCCGGCCTTCCAGCATGGTGCCATGGTGCCTGAGTTTGAGCAGGCAGCATTCGCTCTGCAGAACAAAGGTCAACTCAGCGGACTCGTGAAGAGCCAATATGGATATCACATCATCCAGTTGATTGATAAACAGTCGGCGCACACCAAGTCGCTGGATGAAGTAAGGGTCGACATCGTTCCCATCGTGAAGCAGCAAAAGGAATCGAAGGCCGCTGACGAACTAGCTCGTACCCTGGAAGTACAGGCGAAATCGCAGGGACTAGACAAGGCTGGGGCAGCGCACAACTTACCGGTTCAAACTTCTGACTTCTTTTCCAACACCGATTCCCTTCCTGGGATCGGACAAGCGCCAGACTTCATGCAGGCAGCCTTCTCGGCAAAACCGAAGTCTGCTCCGCAACTCGCGCGGACTCCTAATGGCTACGCGATATTCGAAATTCTTGATTCTCAACCGGCCAAGACACCGAGCTTTGAGGAAGCCAAACAACGCGTCGAGGATGAGTTTCGCAATGAACAAGCTCAGTCGATGCTCGATCGGAAGACGCAAGAACTCTCAGAACGCGCAAAGGTTCTTCACGACCTGAAGAAAGCAGCTAACGAGCAGGGCGCCCAACTTAAGACAAGCGACTTCGTAACTCAGCAAAGCCAAGTCCCCGATATTGGCCCTCTGAGTGGGCCGGCATCCGTGGCATTCACTCTGGGAAAGAACCAAATCAGTGGACCCATCTCCACGGGACGCAATGGCATTGTGCTTCAGGTGCTCGATATTCAGGAGCCGTCAGCGGAAGAATTTGCGAAGAATAAGGATGTGGCACGGGAGCGGACTCTGGAACAAAAGCGCGGCCAGAGTTTTCAACTCTATGCATCAAACCTGATTCAAAGCATGGAGAAGGACGGGCGCATCAAGTACAACAAGGAAGAGCAGCAGCAACCCGGTCGCTCACCAGCGGGGAGTTAG
- a CDS encoding helix-turn-helix transcriptional regulator codes for MFIEAGNKLRHLREALGLTLRDVETGSSEIAARHGNQEFFVPFSRLSEIETKGILPSIYRIYTLAAIYRSDYRTICTWYGVKLDSIAEDSNVTEIPRTHRFGSVPRPDSLMLPVAVDPGFDVRRTMNLARMIQQWGTVPLQFMPRFTRGSHTYAFLGTEDFTMYPLLMPGTFLQVDESRTEILNEGWRSEYERPIYFVETRQEFLCSWCNVTDSDQLVIQPHPLSPVAPKVFRHPQEAEVIGQVVGVAMRLSDWKPAASRTPDAPRGRLN; via the coding sequence ATGTTTATTGAGGCCGGCAATAAGCTACGCCATCTTCGCGAAGCCCTTGGGCTCACCCTGCGCGACGTCGAAACCGGAAGCTCGGAGATAGCCGCGCGCCACGGGAACCAGGAGTTCTTTGTACCGTTTAGCCGTCTCTCCGAGATTGAAACCAAAGGCATCTTGCCGAGCATATACAGGATCTACACTCTCGCAGCTATCTATCGATCCGACTACCGGACCATATGTACCTGGTATGGCGTGAAACTCGATTCAATTGCTGAAGACAGCAATGTGACCGAGATTCCCCGCACCCATCGTTTCGGTTCCGTCCCACGGCCAGACTCGTTGATGTTGCCCGTGGCAGTGGATCCTGGGTTCGATGTTCGCCGGACCATGAATCTGGCAAGAATGATTCAGCAGTGGGGTACTGTTCCGCTGCAGTTCATGCCACGCTTTACCCGGGGATCCCATACATATGCGTTTCTTGGCACCGAAGACTTCACGATGTATCCACTGCTTATGCCGGGAACATTTCTGCAGGTGGATGAAAGCCGTACTGAGATCCTGAACGAGGGTTGGCGTTCGGAATATGAACGGCCAATTTACTTTGTGGAGACGCGGCAGGAGTTCCTGTGCTCATGGTGCAACGTCACGGATTCCGATCAGCTTGTGATTCAACCGCATCCGCTGTCGCCGGTCGCACCCAAGGTATTCCGGCATCCCCAGGAAGCGGAAGTGATTGGACAGGTTGTTGGCGTTGCTATGCGGCTGAGTGACTGGAAGCCCGCTGCTTCTCGTACACCAGACGCACCGCGAGGGCGATTGAACTGA
- a CDS encoding prepilin peptidase, with product MSNFLPTDSGAIATFLFGLVFGSFLNVVIYRVPRGQSVVKPRSACPNCGAQIRAYDNIPVVSWIFLRGRCRDCAHPISARYAMVELLCGFLFVSAYLYAAPLETTVAIWTLIKLCVFFFLLLPLIFIDYEHHLLPDVLTLPGIALGLIFSLLVPVGGMPTFITRKLLALQWPLPLISFLDALTGAALGAFFIYAVGEIYFRLRHVEGMGFGDVKLMAMVGAFLGAKLALFTIFTGAVLGTIFGLITTLAVWRKRIQRRKKRRQSNVFGRSWSSARLMLRYYEVPFGVFLGSMAILSVFVGNRMVDWYLGLYR from the coding sequence GTGAGCAACTTCCTCCCCACCGATTCCGGCGCGATTGCCACCTTTCTGTTCGGTTTAGTCTTCGGAAGCTTCCTTAATGTAGTCATTTACCGCGTTCCGCGCGGCCAATCTGTGGTCAAGCCGCGCTCAGCGTGTCCCAATTGCGGCGCACAAATCCGCGCTTACGACAACATTCCGGTCGTTAGCTGGATATTTCTGCGCGGAAGATGTCGCGATTGCGCGCACCCAATCAGTGCCCGCTACGCAATGGTGGAGCTTCTATGCGGATTTCTGTTCGTTTCCGCATACCTTTACGCCGCTCCGCTGGAGACTACCGTCGCTATCTGGACGCTCATAAAGCTCTGCGTATTCTTTTTTCTGCTCCTGCCGCTCATCTTTATCGACTACGAACATCATCTTTTGCCCGACGTGCTCACGCTCCCGGGCATCGCTTTGGGCCTAATATTCAGCCTGTTGGTGCCAGTTGGCGGCATGCCGACGTTCATTACGCGCAAATTGTTAGCTCTTCAGTGGCCGTTACCGCTCATTTCGTTCCTCGATGCGCTCACTGGAGCGGCTCTCGGAGCATTTTTCATCTACGCCGTAGGCGAGATTTACTTCCGTTTGCGCCACGTTGAGGGCATGGGATTCGGCGATGTGAAGCTTATGGCGATGGTTGGAGCCTTCCTTGGCGCCAAGTTAGCGCTCTTTACCATCTTCACTGGAGCCGTTCTGGGCACGATTTTTGGGCTGATAACCACCCTTGCCGTGTGGCGTAAGCGCATTCAACGACGCAAAAAACGTCGCCAATCCAACGTCTTTGGACGCTCCTGGAGCTCTGCCAGGCTCATGTTGAGGTACTACGAAGTGCCGTTTGGGGTCTTTCTGGGCAGCATGGCGATCCTCTCCGTTTTCGTCGGTAACCGTATGGTGGACTGGTACTTAGGCCTGTATCGTTAG
- a CDS encoding TonB-dependent receptor, with amino-acid sequence MRHIFSACVTTFALILLFATTATAQTPDTATIVGQVFDPTHAVVLGVHITATNDLTGLQRTVETDSGGKFSLTALAVAGSYTLTTSKTGFADARIQNLTLAGGRTAEVTLQLNPAAESTVINVTGVVGEVPTDEPQLGERIDSKQAQETPLLNRRITYLPLLNAANRPALNQGDVFMNENLFTTNGSGRRQTSFEIDGSTGNDSWGRQTIFTNLPLSSVQEMTVLENAFSAEYGATTGGVVNIVTKSGSNEFHGEALGLFRPSETQAKLSGFTAANAPNGNAITDDSLKQTSASLGGPIGSSGRTHFFGSGEYSWQNRTSPVTAPVAPGTFEGHYRGWLGFARVDHRINDRNNLFFRGSADSFHDTNPNGAVGGNSMPTVDRVFKRRTYSAEVGETAVLRPSLINNARVQFQLGSPITQFDPVIFSTQYTVPITGVGTFVTGTSQAAQLQNRQYQFSDTLSVSRGRHELRFGADMIHAHNGGNGKEFGGPSFLGAFTYKACNLGIAGCESQAYIGNINTVSSYTQSYGNATYTVDDTLWALFAQDNFRVLPDLTLNLGLRYEQQTFTDARKDFAPRIGFAYNVGGNGRTAVRGGFGIYYSQVINNAQANYALSGPTGFFNFTAAAGQIGFPSSVSAAPLPAFPPGARMPVRNLYVRPGRASFYNQFFPVSTLVGYPDALLNPYSEQWTLGVQHQLAPNWLLSMDYLGSHTLRIVRPLDVDSPASFVRTITSASTQSVRTAQAANCTRPLWIAFYNQLGTPCNTTQATNPQPAYAQILSDVNNGYAFYHALNVNLNHHFSDHFVMLASYVWSHSTDNVDPDVPGQNPNDPNITGATEYGNAIFDQRHRFVLSGYYVGPLKITFGGVATLASGLPYNLTTGANNFGDPGATADRPLINGVIVGRNAGRGRAIYDVSPMIERPFALGSERVQLTLRAEAFNVFNHPNFVGFNGAFGNGVAPPLGPNGQSVIGQPLIGITNQLPPRSLQFQARLNF; translated from the coding sequence ATGAGACACATCTTTTCAGCCTGCGTTACGACTTTCGCCCTAATTCTACTTTTTGCCACAACAGCAACTGCACAGACGCCGGATACCGCGACGATCGTGGGACAGGTCTTTGACCCAACGCACGCTGTAGTTCTTGGCGTTCACATCACCGCCACCAACGACTTGACCGGCCTGCAACGTACCGTCGAAACCGACAGCGGGGGCAAGTTCTCTCTGACTGCTCTGGCGGTCGCGGGCAGCTACACGCTTACGACCAGCAAAACTGGATTCGCAGATGCTCGAATTCAAAATCTGACTCTGGCTGGTGGGCGCACCGCAGAAGTGACTCTGCAGCTCAATCCTGCAGCGGAGTCCACGGTGATAAACGTGACCGGAGTGGTCGGTGAAGTCCCAACTGACGAGCCTCAGTTAGGCGAACGCATTGATTCGAAGCAGGCGCAAGAGACTCCTCTTTTGAATCGGCGCATTACCTACCTTCCCTTGTTGAACGCGGCGAATCGTCCAGCGCTGAACCAGGGCGATGTGTTCATGAATGAGAATTTGTTTACCACCAACGGGTCGGGCAGACGTCAGACCTCTTTCGAGATAGACGGCAGCACAGGCAACGATAGCTGGGGCAGGCAGACGATATTTACGAACCTGCCGCTGTCCAGCGTGCAGGAGATGACCGTTCTCGAAAATGCGTTCTCTGCGGAGTATGGAGCAACGACGGGTGGAGTAGTAAACATCGTCACCAAGAGTGGGAGTAACGAGTTTCACGGCGAGGCCCTCGGCCTATTCCGTCCATCCGAAACCCAAGCCAAACTTTCAGGATTTACCGCGGCGAACGCCCCCAATGGCAACGCGATTACTGACGATTCGCTGAAGCAAACGTCAGCTTCGCTGGGGGGGCCGATCGGTTCGAGCGGGCGCACCCACTTTTTTGGTTCCGGCGAATACAGTTGGCAGAATCGCACTTCACCCGTAACCGCGCCGGTCGCACCCGGCACATTTGAAGGACATTATCGAGGCTGGCTGGGCTTTGCTCGCGTCGATCATCGAATCAACGATCGCAATAATCTATTCTTCCGCGGCAGTGCGGATAGCTTTCACGACACTAATCCCAATGGCGCAGTCGGCGGCAACAGCATGCCCACTGTCGATCGGGTGTTCAAACGGCGAACCTATTCGGCAGAGGTAGGCGAAACTGCCGTACTAAGGCCTTCACTCATTAACAACGCCCGTGTGCAATTCCAACTGGGATCGCCGATCACTCAGTTTGATCCCGTAATCTTCTCTACGCAGTACACAGTTCCAATTACGGGAGTCGGAACTTTTGTAACTGGAACATCACAAGCGGCGCAGTTGCAGAATCGACAGTACCAGTTCAGCGACACGCTTTCGGTGTCCAGAGGTCGGCATGAGTTGCGATTTGGCGCCGACATGATTCACGCCCACAATGGTGGGAATGGAAAAGAATTTGGTGGCCCGAGTTTCCTGGGAGCTTTTACTTATAAGGCCTGCAATTTGGGAATCGCGGGGTGCGAAAGCCAGGCATACATCGGCAACATTAATACTGTCAGCAGTTACACGCAAAGCTACGGCAACGCTACATACACTGTCGACGATACGCTTTGGGCCTTGTTCGCGCAGGATAATTTTCGCGTACTCCCAGATCTGACATTGAATCTTGGATTGCGCTACGAGCAACAGACATTTACCGATGCTCGCAAGGATTTTGCGCCCAGAATTGGATTTGCCTACAACGTCGGGGGGAATGGAAGAACGGCAGTTCGCGGTGGTTTTGGAATCTACTACTCCCAAGTGATCAACAATGCGCAAGCCAACTATGCTCTGTCAGGACCAACTGGCTTCTTCAACTTCACAGCTGCCGCTGGCCAGATAGGCTTTCCAAGCAGCGTATCGGCAGCTCCGTTGCCTGCGTTTCCACCGGGGGCACGGATGCCGGTCCGCAATCTCTACGTCCGCCCTGGCCGGGCCTCCTTCTACAACCAGTTCTTTCCCGTCTCCACGCTGGTTGGATATCCTGATGCTCTGCTCAATCCTTATTCAGAGCAATGGACTCTCGGTGTCCAACACCAACTCGCTCCGAACTGGCTGTTGTCGATGGACTATCTGGGTTCACACACGTTGAGGATCGTTCGCCCTCTCGATGTCGATTCTCCAGCATCATTCGTGCGGACGATCACCAGTGCTAGCACACAATCAGTACGTACGGCACAAGCAGCCAACTGTACCCGCCCGCTCTGGATCGCTTTCTACAACCAGCTTGGTACTCCTTGCAACACAACCCAGGCCACCAATCCACAACCCGCGTATGCGCAAATCCTCAGCGACGTAAACAATGGCTACGCCTTTTATCACGCGCTGAACGTGAATCTGAATCATCACTTCAGCGATCATTTCGTGATGCTTGCCAGCTACGTCTGGTCACACTCAACCGATAACGTCGATCCAGATGTGCCGGGCCAGAATCCGAACGATCCGAATATTACCGGGGCTACGGAGTATGGCAATGCCATCTTCGATCAACGTCATCGGTTTGTGCTCAGCGGATATTACGTGGGCCCGCTGAAGATCACCTTTGGCGGAGTCGCCACTCTCGCTTCCGGTTTGCCCTACAACCTCACGACAGGAGCAAACAATTTTGGAGATCCTGGTGCAACGGCAGATCGCCCCCTGATAAATGGAGTGATTGTTGGCAGAAACGCTGGGCGGGGAAGAGCGATCTATGACGTCTCGCCGATGATTGAGCGACCGTTTGCGCTTGGATCTGAGCGCGTCCAACTAACACTGCGCGCGGAGGCTTTCAATGTCTTCAATCATCCCAACTTCGTCGGGTTTAATGGCGCATTCGGAAACGGTGTGGCTCCACCTTTAGGACCAAACGGCCAAAGCGTCATCGGACAGCCGCTGATCGGAATCACAAACCAGTTGCCCCCGCGTTCATTGCAATTCCAGGCCAGACTCAATTTCTAA
- a CDS encoding ion channel, whose product MATRIPVIDIQTREERDRDLGFGSLVSQQRHVRLLNRDGSFNVSRKQSWVDSLASYHALLTMSWPAFIALLASGYALLNVTFAVIYLLLGSDALQTATPPELSPRFLKAFFFSVDTFSTIGYGNIVPVGRAANAVVCTEAFCGLLGLALATGLLFARFSRPTAKVLFSQAAIIAPYNGISAFQFRIINARNNQIIELGARVLLSKFENVDGNRIRKYHALQLEREKVVFFPLTWTIVHPIDENSPMFGLSKEEMIANDAEFLILLTGTEETFSQTVHARSSYRADELVWGAKFVNVYKYDEHGHILGVDMDRFHSFERAQLPQIASISGG is encoded by the coding sequence ATGGCGACTCGAATTCCAGTTATTGACATACAAACCAGGGAAGAACGCGACCGCGATCTGGGCTTTGGCTCGCTTGTTTCTCAGCAACGGCACGTACGACTGCTGAATCGCGATGGCAGTTTCAACGTCAGCCGCAAGCAGAGTTGGGTCGATTCACTGGCCTCTTATCATGCGTTGCTCACCATGTCGTGGCCTGCCTTTATTGCGTTGCTGGCCAGTGGCTATGCGCTATTGAACGTGACATTCGCGGTTATTTATCTTTTGTTGGGTTCTGATGCTCTGCAAACGGCCACTCCTCCGGAGCTTTCCCCTCGCTTTTTGAAGGCATTTTTCTTCAGTGTCGATACCTTCTCGACTATCGGATACGGGAATATCGTGCCGGTTGGGCGGGCGGCGAATGCGGTAGTTTGCACTGAAGCCTTTTGCGGACTGCTTGGACTCGCGCTCGCCACAGGTCTCTTATTCGCGCGATTCTCGCGTCCTACGGCGAAGGTTCTGTTTAGCCAAGCAGCGATCATCGCCCCTTACAACGGCATTAGCGCCTTTCAATTTCGCATTATCAATGCCAGAAATAACCAGATTATCGAGTTAGGCGCGCGCGTTTTGCTGTCGAAATTCGAGAATGTCGACGGAAATCGCATTCGCAAGTACCACGCATTGCAGCTGGAACGCGAAAAAGTAGTCTTCTTTCCCCTCACCTGGACGATTGTGCATCCGATTGATGAAAACAGTCCGATGTTCGGATTGTCGAAGGAAGAGATGATTGCCAATGATGCGGAGTTCCTAATCCTGCTTACCGGCACCGAGGAAACCTTCTCGCAGACTGTCCACGCGCGCTCTTCCTACCGCGCTGACGAACTGGTTTGGGGCGCTAAGTTCGTAAACGTGTACAAGTATGACGAGCACGGTCACATATTGGGCGTAGATATGGATCGGTTCCATTCCTTCGAGCGCGCACAATTGCCGCAGATCGCGTCGATTTCAGGCGGCTAG
- a CDS encoding M56 family metallopeptidase — translation MNAFWLLCVTLSLAVFFIGCAAGTLLANAAACAICHVGSKPPVLRLPGLLFSIRVFPIAFGAALTVGFAVPSFLLLEPDRSVEAPEPYLIVLAALAVAVILFLAARCARLLSRSRKIRNQWLREAELLPVSVSVPVYQVQAPESLIAVVGILHPKIFVGKAASANLTREELEAAVAHELAHIRSFDNLKQLVLKTTRLPAFFASLGKMDLAWSGAAELVADASALRKGTSALELSSAILKVARMKTVPNEVIAVAACHLVPPDTSSSALAMRVQHLHDVLEMHARPRTQDARYCLPAILLTSAVAYLLVLPTALPVVHRWMEWLAK, via the coding sequence ATGAACGCGTTTTGGCTATTGTGCGTAACTCTGTCACTGGCGGTGTTTTTCATCGGCTGTGCGGCAGGCACCTTACTTGCAAACGCTGCCGCCTGCGCCATTTGCCATGTAGGCAGTAAGCCACCGGTCCTTCGTTTGCCTGGATTGTTGTTCTCAATCCGGGTGTTTCCGATTGCTTTTGGGGCGGCTCTTACCGTTGGTTTCGCCGTGCCTTCCTTTCTTTTACTTGAGCCAGATCGATCGGTAGAAGCTCCAGAGCCTTATCTAATCGTCCTGGCGGCCCTTGCAGTTGCTGTCATTTTGTTCCTCGCAGCACGATGCGCACGGCTACTTTCCCGCTCACGGAAAATCCGCAACCAATGGTTGCGGGAAGCGGAGTTGTTGCCGGTCTCTGTCTCCGTTCCTGTATATCAGGTGCAAGCTCCGGAGTCGTTGATTGCGGTTGTGGGTATTCTCCATCCAAAGATCTTTGTGGGAAAGGCAGCATCAGCTAACCTGACCAGGGAAGAATTGGAAGCGGCAGTCGCTCACGAGTTGGCTCACATCCGTTCGTTCGACAACCTCAAGCAATTGGTTCTGAAGACCACGCGATTACCAGCCTTCTTTGCATCTCTAGGGAAAATGGATCTGGCATGGTCGGGCGCTGCCGAATTAGTAGCCGATGCAAGTGCTTTGCGAAAAGGAACGTCTGCACTTGAATTAAGTTCCGCAATTCTCAAAGTTGCCCGAATGAAGACCGTCCCAAATGAGGTCATAGCCGTTGCCGCCTGCCATTTGGTTCCACCAGATACCTCATCTTCCGCGCTGGCGATGCGGGTACAGCATCTGCACGATGTGCTGGAGATGCATGCACGGCCGAGGACCCAAGATGCCAGGTACTGCCTGCCTGCAATTCTGTTAACAAGTGCGGTCGCGTACCTGCTGGTTTTGCCAACTGCGCTTCCCGTCGTCCATCGATGGATGGAGTGGCTGGCGAAATAA
- a CDS encoding BlaI/MecI/CopY family transcriptional regulator codes for MWLKRKSGARQAPVEQLGALESELMERIWARGETSVRELHDEIGPRLAYTTVMTTLDRLFKKDLLERRAVGRAFYYTARVGKHDYNQQLTQHLLGIAVEESGSKHALLSCFVDYVSESDRKLLDELDELIKAKRRSLRQSK; via the coding sequence ATGTGGCTTAAACGGAAATCCGGGGCGCGACAAGCCCCGGTAGAACAATTGGGCGCGCTCGAGTCGGAATTGATGGAACGGATTTGGGCTCGCGGCGAAACCAGCGTCCGAGAGCTTCACGACGAGATCGGCCCCCGCTTGGCATACACCACAGTCATGACGACCCTGGATCGGCTCTTCAAGAAGGACCTCCTCGAGCGCCGGGCGGTGGGGCGTGCCTTTTACTACACGGCAAGAGTAGGCAAGCACGATTACAACCAACAACTTACACAACATTTGCTCGGCATCGCCGTCGAGGAAAGCGGGAGCAAGCACGCACTGTTGTCTTGTTTTGTCGATTACGTGAGCGAGTCCGATCGCAAGCTGCTCGATGAACTCGATGAGCTGATCAAGGCGAAGCGGCGCAGTCTACGGCAGTCTAAATGA
- the malQ gene encoding 4-alpha-glucanotransferase codes for MSFERACGTLLHITSLPSRGGIGDLGEEAYRFIDFLAASHQHLWQVLPTSPAATGNSPYSATSAFAGNPLFINIERLAERGWLSDQDARNLAAPGCKVDFAQTQKTKLPLLRKAAEVFVNRADGTARKRFETFCWLNGWWLEDYVLFEVLRNRQGEKSWAEWPEKLRRRDPTTIEQVKRDDARELMVARAIQFFFFEQWRAMHQYCASRGIKLIGDVAIFVNLDSADVWNHPEIFQLNEDLNPICVSGVPPDFFSKTGQRWGNPLYRWDVLRQRGYDWWIQRVKWALQQCDIIRLDHFRGFEAYWEIPANEETAINGRWAQGPNHDLFHALRQALGDLPFIAEDLGTITPEVEHLRRSFGMPGMRILQFGFGNPGAHIYLPHRFESNTVVYTGTHDNDTTVGWWKTGATPEEKQAVECYMPPNSDGVHWALVRAAATSVADLCVIPMQDWLGLDGEGRMNVPSRPDNNWSWRVEKKALTSELANKIGQLIEVADRDQKETSQTRNSPPPEPEEFAA; via the coding sequence ATGTCATTTGAACGAGCTTGCGGAACGCTGCTGCACATAACGTCACTGCCTTCCCGTGGTGGAATCGGTGATCTGGGAGAGGAAGCGTATCGCTTCATTGACTTCCTCGCTGCGTCCCATCAGCACCTGTGGCAGGTGCTGCCGACCAGTCCAGCCGCAACCGGCAACTCGCCATATTCCGCGACCTCAGCCTTCGCCGGTAATCCACTGTTTATCAATATTGAACGCCTTGCTGAACGCGGCTGGTTGAGTGACCAAGACGCGCGAAATCTTGCTGCGCCTGGTTGCAAAGTCGACTTTGCTCAGACGCAGAAAACAAAGCTGCCTCTGCTTCGGAAAGCCGCTGAGGTCTTCGTAAATCGAGCTGACGGAACAGCGCGCAAGCGGTTCGAGACGTTCTGCTGGCTGAATGGATGGTGGCTCGAGGATTACGTTCTGTTCGAAGTTCTTCGTAATCGACAGGGGGAGAAAAGCTGGGCAGAATGGCCCGAGAAATTGCGCCGCCGTGATCCGACGACAATAGAGCAAGTGAAACGGGACGATGCCCGCGAACTGATGGTCGCTCGAGCAATCCAGTTCTTCTTCTTCGAGCAATGGCGCGCGATGCATCAGTACTGCGCGTCGCGAGGAATAAAACTGATCGGCGACGTTGCAATCTTTGTGAATCTAGATAGTGCCGATGTTTGGAACCATCCTGAGATCTTCCAGCTTAACGAAGATCTGAACCCAATCTGTGTTTCCGGTGTCCCGCCAGATTTCTTCAGCAAGACAGGCCAGCGCTGGGGCAATCCTCTCTACCGCTGGGATGTCCTTCGGCAGCGCGGGTACGATTGGTGGATTCAGCGGGTGAAGTGGGCGCTGCAGCAGTGCGACATCATCCGCCTGGACCACTTCCGCGGATTCGAGGCTTACTGGGAGATTCCCGCGAACGAAGAAACCGCGATCAACGGTCGTTGGGCACAAGGGCCGAACCACGATCTATTCCATGCTCTACGCCAGGCTTTGGGCGATCTTCCGTTTATCGCGGAAGATCTCGGCACTATCACCCCCGAAGTGGAACACCTGCGCCGTTCATTCGGGATGCCGGGAATGCGCATTTTGCAGTTCGGTTTTGGGAATCCTGGAGCACACATTTATCTCCCTCATCGCTTCGAGTCCAACACGGTCGTTTATACAGGCACCCATGACAACGACACGACAGTGGGTTGGTGGAAGACTGGAGCCACCCCCGAGGAAAAGCAGGCAGTTGAATGCTACATGCCGCCGAATTCTGACGGTGTTCACTGGGCGCTCGTTCGAGCTGCGGCGACATCGGTTGCGGATCTTTGCGTGATTCCCATGCAGGACTGGCTCGGGCTTGACGGGGAGGGCCGTATGAACGTGCCATCCCGTCCGGACAATAACTGGTCGTGGCGTGTGGAGAAAAAGGCGCTCACCAGCGAACTCGCGAACAAGATCGGGCAGCTAATAGAAGTGGCGGACCGTGATCAAAAGGAAACTAGCCAGACCCGGAATTCTCCTCCTCCGGAACCGGAAGAATTCGCCGCCTGA